ATTGAGTATTTCCTTCCAGTTCCTTTTATCGAGTCCGTAAACCACGTGGTCCTTAAGCTCAAAACCGAACCAGTTGACACCGTAAAGGTAGAGAACTTTCTCCGTTCCGCTGGTGGTGTTCTGGGCAAAGATGAGACCGTTCCTGGCGGTGTAATTAACGGCCGTATAGGAGCTGGCGGAGACGTTCTGGATTGAGGGAGGTGTTAAGACCAGCGTGATGACTAAGAGGCTCAACCAGAAAGAAAAACCGGGGGAAGGCAACCTCCCCCGGAACGAGTAGTTGCCACGGCCAGCGGCTGTCATCTTTATCAACCGGTATTATTTGTAAAGATGGCATGCAACCCAGTGGTTTTTCTCGACCTCAATCAACTCGGGACGAACCTTGAAGCAGATTTCCTTTGCTTTCGGACACCTCGGCGCATAACGACAGCCTTCCATCGCGTAAACAACACTCTCCTCCCTCTCAGGCGTTATCCTCCCGAACTCCCACTTAACGTTCAAATCCGGAACGCTCTCGAGGAGCATCTGGGTGTACGGATGGAGGGGATTGTGGAAGACCTTCTCGGTATCACCCCTCTCAACAATCGTCCCACGGTACATGATTATCGTCGAATCACTGATGTAATAACCCAGAGCTAAATCGTGAGTAATGAAGATAACGGAGGTTCCGTATTTATCCCTGAACTCACCTAGAAGGTTGAGAATATCAACCCTTGTACTGGCATCGAGCATTGAAACGGCCTCATCTGCAATAAGGAGTTTTGGCCTCAAAAGCAAAGCTCTAGCAATGAGAATCCTCTGGAGCTGACCACCGCTCAACTGATGAGGATACTTCCCCCGAACTTCCGCGGGATTAAGGCCAACATCCCTCAGGGCGGAGTCTATTAGCTCCTCCCTTTCCTCTCTTTTCAAATTGGGAAAGTACGAATCAAAGACCATGTAAAACGCACTGTCAACGATATGGAGCGGGTTGAAGCTCGCGAAGGGATCCTGAAAGACGGCCTGAACCTTTCTGTAGTAATCACTCTTGAGTCTCTTCTTGCTGAATGTCGTTATGTCTTCACTCTCAAAGAGAATCCTCCCCGAGGTAGGGATAAGGAGACGGAGGATGAGCTTTCCGACGGTTGTTTTACCGCTTCCACTCTCACCAACGAGGGAAACTATCTCCCCCGGCCTTATCTCGAAGCTAACATCATCAACGGCTCTAATCTCATAGCCACCGATTAAACCGGAGGTGAAGATTTTGGTCAAATGCTCAACCTTGAGGAGTTCGCTCATTGGTTCTCACCCCCAAGGAGATGGCAGGCGGCGTAGTGGTCCTCTCCAACTTTGACGAGAGGAGGCTCTTCTTCCCTACAGCGATCCATGACGTAGGGACAGCGGGTGTAGAAGCGACAGCCCCTCGGCGGGTTTAGGAGGCTTATTGGATA
The DNA window shown above is from Thermococcus sp. and carries:
- a CDS encoding ABC transporter ATP-binding protein codes for the protein MSELLKVEHLTKIFTSGLIGGYEIRAVDDVSFEIRPGEIVSLVGESGSGKTTVGKLILRLLIPTSGRILFESEDITTFSKKRLKSDYYRKVQAVFQDPFASFNPLHIVDSAFYMVFDSYFPNLKREEREELIDSALRDVGLNPAEVRGKYPHQLSGGQLQRILIARALLLRPKLLIADEAVSMLDASTRVDILNLLGEFRDKYGTSVIFITHDLALGYYISDSTIIMYRGTIVERGDTEKVFHNPLHPYTQMLLESVPDLNVKWEFGRITPEREESVVYAMEGCRYAPRCPKAKEICFKVRPELIEVEKNHWVACHLYK